In Prunus dulcis chromosome 1, ALMONDv2, whole genome shotgun sequence, the following are encoded in one genomic region:
- the LOC117635125 gene encoding disease resistance protein RPV1-like, producing the protein MAGEDDADDSVSPTAGGFRLRWDVFLSFRGEDTRSTITKNIYEELEKRSVRVFRDDEGLNRGDEIASSLLEAIEDSAAAIVVLSPRYAESRWCLEELAKICERSRRLRLMILPVFYQVDPSDVRRQRGPFAEHFRAHERVYENAVVSSWRSAMAKVGGTAGYIFNASKEAELIQLLVKRVLTEIRKTPVGLAAYTVGLDSRVEDMMRLLDVRSKGIRVVGIHGMGGVGKTTLAKALFNRLVGCFECHSFISNVREISAEHEGLVSLQNRLIGSLSSNTMSVNELNTGISAIKAIVYEKRVVIVLDDVDNVNQLNALVGSRQWFYEGSRIIVTTRDKEALPSHLVNELYEVRELHFSQALQLFSYHALRREKPTDTFLTLSEQIVSLTSGLPLALEVFGSYLFERRRIEEWRDALQKLKQIRPRNLQDVLKISYDALDEQEKCIFLDIACLFVTMNMRREDAIDILKGCGFDGEIAIADLVAKSLIKVYEDSILWMHDQVKDMGRQIVTEENVVDPGMRSRLWDRDEILNVFKDDKGTRSIQGIVLDFESMKRPVKDPSGDRISWDNFRRAPTFTSAVTYLKERYKTYLETKAEKKRQVTICSKPLRAMVNLRLLQINYLNLEGRFKFLPAELKWLQWKGCPLNSLPSDFPPRQLAVLDLSRSKIEHLWHGRGNKVAEKLMFLNLTGCFNLTTIPDLSGNRALEKLILERCSKLTKLHASIGNLQTLVHLNLRDCENLIQLPNDVSGLTKLENLILSGCLQLKELPSNMDSMVSLKELLLDGTAVKSLPESIFRFSKLEKLSLNRCKHLKGLPELIGKLHSLKEISLNDSALENLPVSFGYLANLEKLSLLWCKSLTTIPDSIGNLSSLMEFQTYGSGIKELPVSVGSLSNLKELSTGHGQILSRLPDSIGGLNSLVVLKIDQTLITELPHEIGALKSLEKLEMRKCGFLRSLPESIGSMRALTTIVITEADITELPESIGKLENLTMLQLNRCKHLCKLPASIGQLNSLHRLLMVETAVTELPESFGMLSSLMVLNMGKKHRNREDTEEIKFMLPTSFSNLSLLCELHAGACNISDKIADDFEKLSSLEVLNLGRNNFYSLPASLRGLSLLRKLLLPHCKKLKALPPLPPSLEEVDAANCTSLESISDISNLENLAMLNLTSCEKVVDIPGLECLKSLVRLYASGCTACSSAIKKRLAKSYMRKIRNLSIPGSKIPDWFSQDVVTFSERKNRVLKSVIIGVVVSLNQQIPDDMREELPAIVDILAQILILDFSTFTSALILLGVPNTNEDQVHLCRYPTHHPLVSQLKDGYKIRVIRREPPMMKGVELKKWGIHLVYEGDDDYEGDEESLNESQQSHSEKMARFFSSFEDSD; encoded by the exons ATGGCTGGCGAAGACGACGCCGACGACTCCGTTTCACCAACCGCGGGAGGTTTCCGGCTACGCTGGGACGTGTTCCTGAGCTTCAGAGGCGAAGACACCCGCTCAACGATCACGAAGAATATCTACGAGGAGCTCGAGAAACGCAGCGTCCGAGTCTTCCGAGACGACGAAGGTTTGAACCGCGGGGACGAGATCGCCTCTAGTCTGCTGGAGGCGATCGAAGACTCGGCGGCGGCCATCGTCGTCTTGTCGCCGAGATATGCCGAGTCAAGGTGGTGCCTTGAAGAGCTGGCTAAGATATGCGAGCGTAGCCGGAGACTGCGCCTGATGATTCTGCCTGTGTTTTACCAAGTGGACCCTTCCGACGTTCGACGGCAGAGGGGCCCATTTGCAGAGCATTTTAGAGCTCATGAGCGAGTGTACGAAAACGCCGTCGTCTCTAGTTGGAGGAGCGCCATGGCAAAAGTCGGTGGTACAGCTGGGTATATTTTCAACGCCAG CAAAGAAGCAGAGTTGATTCAATTGTTAGTCAAAAGGGTTTTGACTGAAATACGCAAAACCCCTGTGGGTCTTGCTGCATACACGGTGGGACTTGATTCCAGAGTTGAAGACATGATGAGGTTGTTAGATGTAAGATCCAAGGGCATTAGAGTTGTCGGAATTCATGGCATGGGTGGTGTTGGCAAGACAACACTTGCCAAGGCTCTTTTTAATAGACTTGTGGGTTGTTTTGAGTGCCACAGTTTCATCTCAAATGTTAGAGAAATTTCAGCAGAGCATGAGGGTTTAGTATCACTTCAAAACAGGCTTATTGGTAGTCTTTCTTCTAATACCATGTCTGTAAATGAACTTAATACTGGTATTTCTGCAATCAAAGCAATTGTATACGAGAAGCGAGTTGTTATTGTCTTGGATGATGTTGATAATGTAAACCAACTAAATGCTTTAGTTGGCAGCAGACAATGGTTTTATGAAGGAAGCCGAATTATTGTTACCACCAGGGATAAAGAAGCCTTACCCAGTCATCTTGTGAACGAGTTGTATGAGGTCAGGGAGTTGCATTTCTCTCAGGCACTTCAACTTTTTAGTTACCATGCACTGAGAAGAGAAAAACCCACAGATACTTTCTTAACTCTGTCTGAGCAAATTGTGTCTCTCACAAGTGGGCTACCATTGGCTCTTGAAGTATTTGGTTCTTACCTTTTTGAGAGGAGGAGAATAGAGGAATGGAGAGATGCTCTGCAGAAACTGAAACAGATTCGTCCGCGCAATCTTCAGGATGTGTTAAAGATAAGTTATGATGCGCTAGATGAGCAAGAGAAGTGCATCTTTCTAGACATTGCATGTTTATTTGTAACAATGAATATGAGGAGAGAAGATGCAATTGACATATTAAAAGGTTGTGGTTTTGATGGTGAGATAGCAATTGCTGACCTCGTAGCAAAATCTCTCATTAAAGTTTATGAAGACAGTATCTTGTGGATGCACGATCAAGTTAAAGACATGGGAAGACAAATCGTTACAGAGGAAAACGTTGTAGACCCTGGCATGCGTAGTAGACTTTGGGATCGTGATGAAATATTGAATGTCTTCAAGGATGATAAG GGAACAAGAAGTATACAAGGGATAGTCCTAGACTTTGAATCAATGAAAAGGCCGGTGAAGGATCCAAGTGGTGACAGAATTTCTTGGGATAACTTTCGAAGAGCCCCAACTTTTACCTCTGCAGTTACATACCTAAAAGAAAGATACAAAACATATCTTGAAACTAAAGCAGAGAAAAAGAGACAGGTTACAATTTGCTCTAAACCCCTAAGAGCAATGGTCAATCTTAGACTGCTTCAAATCAATTATCTGAATTTGGAAGGCCGCTTCAAGTTTCTTCCTGCAGAGTTGAAGTGGTTACAGTGGAAAGGTTGTCCTCTGAATTCTCTTCCTTCTGATTTTCCCCCTCGCCAACTTGCCGTCCTTGATCTTTCACGCAGCAAAATAGAACATTTGTGGCATGGGCGCGGTAACAAG GTGGCTGAGAAATTGATGTTTTTGAATCTGACCGGCTGCTTTAACCTAACCACCATTCCTGATTTATCTGGGAATCGGGCATTGGAAAAGCTTATTCTTGAGCGTTGCAGTAAACTGACTAAGCTTCATGCCTCGATTGGGAATTTGCAGACATTAGTCCACTTGAACCTTCGAGACTGTGAAAACCTCATTCAACTTCCAAATGATGTCTCCGGCCTGACAAAACTTGAGAACCTAATCCTCTCTGGTTGCTTACAACTGAAAGAACTGCCAAGCAACATGGACAGCATGGTATCATTAAAAGAACTTCTCCTTGATGGCACTGCTGTAAAAAGTCTTCCTGAATCTATTTTCCGGTTTTCAAAACTCGAAAAGCTCAGCTTGAACCGGTGCAAACATTTGAAAGGGCTACCTGAGTTGATAGGAAAGTTGCATTCTCTGAAAGAAATCTCCCTCAACGATTCTGCTTTAGAAAACCTACCTGTTTCCTTTGGATATTTGGCAAACCTTGAGAAACTAAGTTTGCTCTGGTGTAAATCACTGACAACTATTCCTGATTCCATTGGCAACCTCAGTTCGTTAATGGAATTTCAGACTTACGGTAGCGGAATCAAAGAACTTCCTGTGTCCGTTGGTTCATTATCAAACTTGAAGGAATTATCAACCGGACACGGTCAAATTTTGAGCAGATTGCCTGATTCAATTGGAGGTTTGAATTCTCTAGTTGTGCTAAAAATAGACCAGACATTAATCACAGAACTTCCACATGAGATTGGTGCCTTGAAGTCACTTGAGAAGCTTGAGATGAGGAAGTGTGGATTTCTTAGATCATTACCAGAATCAATTGGAAGCATGAGGGCATTGACTACAATAGTCATAACTGAAGCTGATATTACTGAGTTGCCAGAATCGATAGGGAAGTTGGAAAACCTTACCATGTTACAGTTGAACAGATGTAAACACCTCTGCAAGCTTCCAGCTTCAATAGGACAATTGAATTCATTGCACAGATTGCTGATGGTGGAAACTGCAGTGACAGAACTACCCGAAAGCTTCGGAATGCTTTCCAGTTTAATGGTTTTAAATATGGGAAAGAAGCATCGAAATAGGGAAGATACGGAAGAGATTAAATTTATGCTCCCCACTTCTTTCTCAAATCTATCACTGCTATGTGAACTGCATGCCGGTGCTTGTAATATATCTGATAAAATTGCAGATGATTTCGAGAAGTTATCATCGCTTGAAGTCTTGAATCTAGGCCGTAATAACTTTTACAGTCTTCCAGCCAGCCTGAGGGGCCTGTCTCTTCTCAGAAAGCTTTTATTACCTCACTGTAAAAAGCTCAAGGCTCTGCCTCCGCTTCCCCCAAGTTTAGAAGAGGTGGATGCTGCAAACTGCACCTCATTAGAAAGTATCTCTGATATTTCAAACCTGGAAAACTTGGCGATGCTGAACCTTACAAGTTGTGAGAAAGTTGTGGACATTCCAGGACTTGAATGCTTGAAGTCCTTGGTAAGGTTGTATGCAAGTGGTTGCACAGCTTGCTCATCAGCTATTAAGAAAAGACTTGCtaag AGCTACATGAGGAAAATACGCAATCTTAGCATTCCCGGGAGCAAGATACCAGACTGGTTTTCTCAAGATGTGGTTACATtctcagaaagaaaaaaccgtGTTCTCAAAAGTGTGATCATAGGTGTTGTAGTCTCTCTCAACCAGCAAATACCAGATGACATGAGAGAAGAACTCCCTGCAATAGTAGACATTCTAGCACAGATCCTTATACTGGATTTTTCTACCTTCACTTCAGCTTTGATCTTATTGGGAGTGCCAAATACAAATGAAGACCAAGTTCATTTGTGCCGATACCCAACTCACCATCCCTTGGTTTCTCAGTTGAAAGATGGTTATAAGATACGTGTGATACGGAGAGAGCCACCGATGATGAAAGGGGTTGAGCTGAAGAAGTGGGGGATCCATTTGGTCTATGAAGGTGATGATGATTATGAGGGAGATGAAGAATCATTAAATGAAAGCCAGCAATCCCATTCAGAAAAGATGGCAAGGTTCTTCAGCTCTTTTGAAGATAGTGACTGA